The Fimbriimonadaceae bacterium nucleotide sequence GGCAACCACCGTCGCTTTTGTTCCTCCGTGCCCCATTGCAGAAGGGTCATCGAGTGGAGGCCTGCATGGACGCTCATGACCACCCGGGCGGTGGAGTCCGCCCGCTCGAGTTCTTCGCACACGATGCCGAGCGCGATATAGTCGGCGCCCATTCCGCCGTACTCTTGCGGGATGGAAACCCCTAGGAGACCAGCCTCGCCCATCTTTTTCAGCACGCCGGGGTCGCTCGCGTGGGCGCGGTCCCGTTCCGCCAGGCCGGGCAGGTACACGTTTTGGCCGAACTTATAGGCGCTCTCGCGGATCAGGTCGTGTTCAGGGGTCAGGGCGAAGTCCATTCCTGTCCCAATTCTGCCTGAGTCGCCTCGGTTGGAACCGTGACGATCCAACAAGGAGCGGTCCTTAATCCTTAACGAGGCCCAACCGACAGCAACGATCTTGCTTCAACGACGGATTTCATCTGGCTGTCGCAGACCTTCTGGGAAGAGATAGAACGATATATCAGTGATAGCGCTCGAAATAGCTCGTGAAACGCAGAGGGCCCGCTTCGTTACCGGGTATCAATAAACTCTATCAGGTTTAACGTATGGCGTCCCGTAAGTTTTTAGAAGTCTCCCGCCTCTTTGATGCAACCCCGAAAGAAGTTTACGAAGCGTTCTTAGATCCCGCCCGGGCCCAGTTTTGGTTCGCGTGGAACCCGAACGACGAGCGGACGCTCGCATCGTTCGAGCCTCGCGCGGGGGGCCGCTTCGCCGTCCAGGCCAACGGCTCGTCGAACGGAGCTTGGGGTGTGTTCCGCGAGCTCGAGTACTCGACCAGGATTTTGTTCGACCATGCCGAAATCGTCGGGGCCGACCCAAACGAAGTCACTGTCCACTTTGAGGGGGCGGGGCCCGCTACCCGGCTCCTTTTAAACCAGGTTTGGACAGGGGACGCTTTGGCGCTGAACCGGGCCAGGGAGACTTGGCTGGCGCGCCTCGACCATCTGGCAAGCTTTGTGAACAAGAGCGAGCCGATTATCGCGATCGAGGAGATCGCAACCGGCGTAGAACGCGTCTTCGCGGCTTTGGCTGACCCGCGCGCCATGGAGTACTGCCTGGCGGCGGACGAGACACGCGCCGTGAATTGTGAGCTCGACTTTCGCGAGGGCGGGCTGATCGATTACCTAGTCAAGATGCAGGACGGCACCTTCGTGCGCTATTCGGGAACGTTCGAGTCGATTGTGCGGCCCTGGCGGGTTTCCATGACGAAGGCCTTGGTCGGACCAGACGGCGAGGATGCGAAGCACATCGTCGTGGAAGACTGGCCCCGGACGACGCTCGTCATCGCCACAATAGAGGGTGACGAGGCAAGATCCAAGCTGACGATCCGACAGGAGCCGGTCGCCCCGACAAACGAGGCACGAGAGGGGTTCGACGTCGGCCGCGAAGGAGCGACCGAGTACTGGCGGCTCGTCGCTCGGCGGCTTGGATTCTTCCTAACCGACTTCTAAGAGGTGTTTCATCGGTACCTTTACTGTTGCCTGGCTGGACAATTAAGGGTGATAATGCACCGTCAGAGGACACTATGACCACTCGAATTTTTCACGTGCTGCTTTTCGGCGCTTGCTTGGTTCCGGCTTCTGCCCTCCCGGCCCGCGTCTACGTCATGTCTAGCGGCTACAACGTGCAGGACCAGATCGTCCTGAGCTCGCTTGCTGCGGCAGGCCACTCCGGCGTGATCGGAGTCTCGCACGTGCAGTTTGACTCGAGCGTCAATCTTGTCGGGTTTGACGCCGTCATCATGCAGGCGAACTACAACTGGACTGCGGGCGACATGCCTCCGGACGGCCAGTTCCTGCTCACTTCCTACGTCTCTGGTGGCGGCGGGTTTGTCACCTTCGAGTGGACGCTCTGGCTCGCGTCGGCAAGTCAGGCCTTCACGACGTTGAAGAACATTTTCCCTGCCGTACCCACCACGAGCTTTAACGGCGATGCCTTCCACCACCTTGTGCGGGAAACGCCCGACCCGACCATCAATTCCGGCCTTCCGAACGAGTTCGACATCCCCGGCGACAACGTGGCCGGCAGTGAGACGAACGTTCTGGATGTGCAGCCCGGTGCGATCGTCTTCTACCGCACGACGAACCAGGGTAATTTCGTCGGCCTTTGCGGTTGGAACGTGGGCCAGGGACGTGTCGCCCAGTTCTCCCAGACCGTGGGCGAGCAGCACATGACCGACCCCTTTGGGTTCCGACTCCTCGGTAACGTTGTCGAGTGGGTCTCGCAAGGCGCGGGCGCCCAGCAGATCAACCCGAACCTGGTGACGATCCGCGTCGGCCGTGCGAACGGAGGCGGCCTCGCCCAGATCGCGGACATCGACGGCAACGTGATGCAAGTCTGCAAGTTCATCGTGCCGAACCAACAGGTCGCGCCGATCACGGTGGAGATCGAGGGGACGAGCCCGATCAACAACCCCTCGTCGATGCAATTCCGCACATACTCCAAGATGGAGAACGCGGGCGCCTTCTCGACGACCCTAGACCTCTTCGATTGGAACCTGAACAACTTCAGCCCAACCGCAGTCTCGACGACGACGATCAGCACGAGCTACAAGCCGGTTGGGGTCGCCGCCAATGCCCCGGTGGGACGCTTTGTCGGCGCCGCAAACAAGGTGCGAGCCCGCTACCGCATTCGCCAGACGGGCCCATCGAGCGGTGCGATCTGGTGCAACAGCCTCGACCAGGCTGTTTGGTTTGTCCGCCCGTAAACCAGAGGCGGATCCAGAAAGAGCCCCTCCTTCTCATGAGAGGGAGGGGCTCTCTTTTCCGACTAACGGACGGCACTCGAGCTCGGATCTCCTCCCCCAACCCCCCTCCTCAGTTTCCGGGCACAAGGCATCCCGAAAACCGAGGAGGGGGCTTGGGACTCAGAGCGTGCCGCGGAGGGCTTGCTCGCGTTCGATCGACTCGAACAGCGCTTTGAAATTGCCCTTGCCGAAGCTCTTCGCACCCTTGCGGTGGATGATCTCGTAAAAGAGGGTCGGGCGATCCGTGATCGGTTTTGTGAAGATCTGGAGGAGATAGCCTTCGTCGTCACGGTCGACCAGGATGCCGAGGTCGGCGAGGACATCGATATCCTCATCGATCTGCCCTACGCGGTCCGTCAGCATGTCGTAATAAGTGCGCGGCACGGCAAGGAAGTCCACGCCGCGAGCCTTGAGCCGGCTGACGGTGTAGACGATGTCGTCCGTCCGCATGGCGACGTGCTGGACGCCGGGGCCGCCGAAGAATTCCAGGTACTCGTCGATCTGGCTCTTCTTCTTGCCTTCCGCCGGCTCATTGATCGGGAACTTCACGCGGCCGTTGCCGCTCGCCATGACCTTCGACATCAGCGCGGTGTAGTCCGTCGAGATGTCTTTATCGTCGAAGCTGATGAGGTTTGCGAAGCCGAGCACGTTCTCGTACCACCTCACCCATTCGTTCATCTTGCCGAGCTCGACGTTGCCCACGCAGTGGTCGACCTCGATGATGCCGATGCCGTCACCGGGCTGGTTCTCGGCCCGGAAGCCGGGCAAGAACGGGCCGCTGTACTTGTCGCGGTTAAGCAGCGAGTGCACTGTGTTGCCATAGATCTTTATGGCCGCATGGCGGACTTGGCCATGGTCGTCCTGGAGGGTGCGCGGCTCGACTGCGCCCTCTGCGCCTCTTTCCAGCGCAGTCTTGTAAGCCCAGTCCACGTCGTCCACTTCGAACGCGATATCCTGGACAAAGTCGCCGTGGTTGGCGATCAGCGGGGCCATCGGGTGTCCGGGGCGGATCGGAGCGGTGAAGCAGAGCGTCAGCTCGTTCTGGTTGAGGACGTAGCTCGCCTCGTCGCGCAACCCGGTCTCGAGACCGGCATAACCGGTGATCGAAAAGCCGAACGTGTGCTGGTAGAAGAAGGACGCCTGGCGGGCGTTGTTGACGTAGTGACGGATGTGGTCGATCCTGCGGATCGGAAAGGAATCGGCGCTCATCGTTGGTTCCTCTAGGTTCTTACGTCGCTCGCCCCAATTTCCGCCGAGCGGAATACGGTCGATCGGGCAACGAAGAGCGAACGCAAGTATGGCACGACAAACCGAGCCGAAAAAAGCCGGTGAGACCGTTGATGTCTGTTGACATCTGTCTGGTAAAGTCGCCTGGAATGAAATCAACCCTTCGACTCCTGACGGTCGCTGCACTGGCGACCGCCTCGTTCGTCGCCCGAGCCCAAGACTTCGAGCCGCCAGCCGAGCTGAAGAAGCTCGACTGGATGATCGGCAGCTGGTCCGGCAGCGGCAAGATGGCCATGCAGGGCATGGAGATGGACTTCACTGCCAAGGTCGCCTGTAGCTGGGAGGGCCAATTCATGAAGCTGGTCTCGGAGACGGATTTCGGCATGCTGAAGATGACGGAGACGATGTTCCTTGGCTGGAGCCCAACGGACTCGCAGTACATCGCCTATTCCTTCACGAACATCTCCCCGGAGGCGCGGATCGAGACCGGCTCACTGGAGGGCGACACCATGACAATGGTGAGCCAGCCCTGGAACGTGATGGGCGATTCCTCGGTCGCTCGGACGAAGGTGGGCAAGAAGTCTGCCACCAAGCTGCTGTTTAAGCTGGAGTTTAAGGAGGGGGACGACTGGGTGCCTGCCTCTGAATATGAAATGACCAAGGGTTGATGCCCTGTAGCCGAGCGGGCTGCCTCTGGCGAGAAGGCCCGCTCGCAAGCCTTGCGCCTTCGTCCCAGCTGGTCTCTTAAGCTTTAGGGTTGTGGGTGCCAAGATCGTGGGACCGTGAGCCCGCCGATCGCCGTCGTCCTTGTCCTCGCCGGCTTGGGGCTGCTCGGCGTGGGCGGGGAACTGCTGGTCCGGGGCGCGACGACTCTGGCGAAGCTGGCCGGGCTGACGCCGGCCGTCATCGGCCTGACCGTGGTCGCGATGGGGACTTCGCTACCGGAGCTTGTGGTCTCGCTCACGGCGTCCTTCCAAAACTCGCCGGACATCGCGGTCGGGAACGTAGTCGGGTCGAACATTTTCAACGTCCTGCTCATCCTCGGGCCGACAGCTCTCCTTTGCACGCTTCCGGTCCGCGGGCAGGTCGTCCAGATCGAATGGCCCTTCATGTTCTTCGCGACCATCCTGGCGATGATTGCCATGCACGACGGTGTCGTGGACCGGTTCGAAGGGACGGCATTGGTCGTCCTGCTGGTCGGTTTCACCTGGGTCATGTTGCAGCGCGCACGAAACGAGGTGAAGCGTGACGAGGAGCAGACACTGGCCGAAGAGCAGGCGGCGCACGAGGCCCCGGCAAAAGGGCCTCCCTGGCTCGCGGCCGGGCTCCTTCTGGGCGGATTCCTCCTACTGGTCGGCGGGGGGCGGGCGTTGGTGGTGGGCTCGGTCGAACTCGCCCGGCTCTTCGGGATGTCGGAACGGGTGATCGGCTTGACGGTGGTGGCTTTTGGGACAAGCGCCCCAGAGCTCGCCGCATCGCTGATCGCAGCCCGCAAAGGCCACGCCGACGTCGCCGTCGGCAACCTCATCGGCTCGAACATCTTCAACCTGCTCGGCATTCTCGGCCTCTCCGCCGCGATCCTGCCGCTAAAGGTCGCGCGGGAGATCGTGGACTCCGACATGTGGTGGATGGCGGGGTCGTCGCTCTTGCTTTTGCCGCTGATGGTGCGCGGACGCGTCATCAACCGCCTTGAAGGCGGATTGCTCTTCGTTTGCGGCGTGGTCTATATCACGTTGCTGGTCCTGAAACCGACCTGATTCGGACAGCCGGGGACGCGACGTGTGCGGTCCGGTGAGTATCCTTGCTCCCGATGCCGACCGCCGCATCCACCTCCGTTTCCCTCGGTCGCGATACCAACCAAGCCCTGGGGATCGGGCGGTTCGCGATCGATTTCGTCAATGGGCGCCTTGGCGAAGGGCCGAGCCAGGCTGTCCTTGCGCGGACGAAGCTGTTCCATACGGACGCCGTCCTCTGCGGGCTTTCCGCGCTCGCCTTAGGCACCAACGCGCCGACCGTTCTGCGCGAAGAGGCCCTGCAATACCGTTGCGACGACCCTTCGCTGGCCGCTTTCGTCTTCGGCAGCAACCAGGGCGTCTTCGCCGAAAAGGCCATCTTGGCCAACTGCTCTGCGGTTCGCGAGTGGGACAGTAACGGCACCAACTTTGGCTACCGCCCGGAGCTGGGGAACACCGCCGGTGAGTTCGGCCATAACGACTTTTATCCCGTGGTGGTCGCGGCCTGCCAACAGCGGGAGTTGGACGGGGCCACCGCCTTGCGCGCAATGGTCGCGCTGGACGAGATCCGCGGCCGGCTTGCTGAAGTCTTTAGTCTGAAGACGCACAAGATCGACCACGTCGTGCACGGCGCCATCGCTTCGGCAGCGGTCTACGGCGCCCTGCTCGGGGCGACGGCGGAGCAGATCGAAAGCGCTATCGGTATGTTTGTCGCGCATTTCATTCCATGGCGGGCCATCCGCGCGGGCAAGCAGCTGAGCGACAGCAAAGGAGCGAGCGCGGCGATCAGCACCGAGGCCGCCGTCACCTGTCTGAAACGGTCGATGGCGGGCTTCCGCGGCCCGCGCGACATCTTTCGGAACCCGGAGGCGGTCTGGCGGTTCTTCGAACCCACCACGGAGGGCGCCGAGCGCTGGAAAGAAACGGGCGACAGCCCCTTCGACCTCGAACTCAGCCATAGCGGGGACGACTTCGCCGTTATGGGAATGCACTTCAAGCTCGGGCTCTACGAGCACCAAAGCGCGGGCGCACTGCAGGCGGTGATCGACATGGTCGCCGCAAACCCGGCGATAGTCGCGGACCAGTGCGCGGGCATCGAAAAGATCACCATCCTTGCCTATGAGCCCGCGTTCGGGATCATAGGCAACCCCGCCAAGAAGGATCCGCGAACGCGCCAGAGCGCGGACCATTCGATGGCCTACATCGTCGCCACGCTCCTCAGGAAGGCTTCTGAAGCCTCGCCCGCGGCCTTGGGTGCCAAGGGTTCGGCGGGTAATGCCCACCTTTGGAAGAGCCTTATGCTGCTCCCTCAGGATTACGAGCTCTCCGAAAAGGCCATCTTCAACCCGGTGACGCGGGCCCTGATGCAGAAGATCGAGTTCCGCCACGGCGGCGCGGACTACGATGCGAAGTACCCGGACGGCATCCCCACCTCGCTTTCGGTCACGATGGCCGGCGGCGCGCAGCACGAGAGTGGACTGGTCATGTATCCGGGCGGCCACGCCAGAAACGAGACGGTCTCGCTTACGGACGTCCTTGGACGAAAGTTTGGGGCCTTGGCCGAACTGGCCTTCGCCGACCAAAGCGAGGGAAGGGCGATGGTCGAGCGGCTGGAAGCTATCGACCAAGCTGCGGCCCACGACTTGGCCGCCCTCTTCGACGTCGAAATCGCGAACCGCGACTATGCTGATGATCCGGCTGCCTTAACAAATTAGGAACAGTGGCTGAACAAAACTGTTTCAATTTAGCCGCGGGCGCGGTTATAATAGGGCAGTATGCCGCTGAAACCTTTCAGCAGGGGCTCTGGCAGGGCTCGGGACGGTCTGCAAACCGTTCATCAAGCAACGCGGTGTACAGCAACTTCTCCTGAAAAGCCTGCACTCTCGACGCCCCGGTCACGAGCCGGGGCCGTCTCTCTTCACCCTATGACCGCCCGGCTCGTTCCAATCTTGGCCTTGGCGGCCGTGGCCGCAAACGCGGCTGCGTTCCAGGATCCGCTCTTGGACTCTCTGTCCATGCGGGCCTTCCAGTTCTTTTGGAACGAGTCGAATTCCTCTACTGGCTTCACGAAGGACCGCGCCGCTAACCAGGCGCCCTATGACAACTACACAGTTTCCAGCGTAGCTTCGACCGGTTTTGCGCTCGCGGCCTATGGTGTCGGCGCCCAGCGCGGCTGGGTCGATCGCGAAGCTGCCGTCCAGCGGGCCACGAGCGTGGTCTATACCTTGCGCACTCGGAGCGCGCGGAAGAACGGTTGGTTCTACCACTTCGTCGATTGGAGGAACGGTTCGCGAGTCTGGCAAAGCGAGGTCTCCTCGATCGATACCTGCTGGCTCCTTATGGGAGCTTTACTCGCAGAACGTGCACTGGACGACGCCGCACTTACCGCACAACTCAATGCCCTCTTTTCAGAGATCGATTGGCACTGGATGTTAACGAATGGCGGACTCTTACCGCAATCGCTGACCTTTAGCCACGGGTGGAAGCCGGAGGGTGGCTTCTTGCCCTATCGCTGGGACAGCTACTCAGAAATGATGGCGCTCTACGTACTCGGCGCCGGTGCCTGGCCAGGCATGCCGGTGCGGTCGTGGACTGCTTGGTCCAGGCCGGTCGTAAACTACAATGGATATCGTTTTCTGGTGGGAGGCCCACTGTTCCTTCACCAGATGTCCCACGCCTTTATTGACTTTTCAAACAGCAGAGACACGCTGAATTGGGACTATTTCGACGAAGCAAGACAGGCAACTCTTGCCAACCGACTTTACTGCTTAAGTAACCCGGGGCGTTTTACCGGATACGGCCCCTCGTTCTGGGGGCTTTCTGCGGGTGACACGCCCGACGGCTATCGCGCGAACGGCGCCCCTGGATGGATATCGGACAACGGCACTGTGAACCCCGCGGCAACCGTCGCCAGCGTTATGTTCACTCCTCTGGAATCGACGGAAGTTGCAAACTACGTCCGAGTCGCGTTTCCATCTGCGTATGGCCGATATGGGTTTGCCAATGGCATAAACCCAACACGGAACTGGATCGGTCCAGACGTCATCGGCATCGACCTCGGCATGATGATGCTGGCGATCGAGAACGCAAGGGACGGCCTCCCGCAGCGACTGACGATGTCTCATCCGATCATCCAGGAAGGAATGCGCCGGACTGGATTCCGGCGCATTCCAATCCGGAGTGGGATCTCGAACACCACAAGGGAATAGTCCGCCGTTAAGCGAACAATGATCCGCCATTGGAGCGAATCACTTCTCGGTACCAATAGCCGCTGTCTTTAACAGTTCTCTTGTGGGTCTCGTAATCAATGTGGATGAGGCCAAAACGGTGCTTATAGCCTTGTGTCCACTCGAAGTTATCCATGAGCGACCAGTGCATGTACCCATCAACTCTGTACCCGTCGCCAATCGCACGGTTCAGTTGCTGAAGATATCGCGTAAGGAAGTCGATCCTCTGTGGATCATGGCACTTGCCGTCCACCGAGATCCAATCCATGTTGCTGAGCCCGTTCTCCGTAATGATAATCGGCAGGTTATACCGTTCCGCATGCAACCTCACGGTCCAGTAAAGACCCTCTGGCCGGATCGCCCAGTCGAATAAGGTTCGCGGCATACCAACTGCGTCCGAAACAATGACAGGCTTGCCGTCTTCATCCGCGGTCACGACTTCTGCACTGTAAAAGTTGAGGCCGAGGAAGTCGACCTTTGGCGACATGGTCTTGAGCTCGTCTTGGGTGACGCTGATGACACGGCCGCTATAAGCCTTCTCACCGTCCTCTGGCCACTGTCCGAGCAAGACGGGGTCGCAGAAAAAGCGCTGCTGCCACGGTCCACGCATGTTGCACCAAGAACCAAACGTCGCCTCGTGCGCCGCTGCGACATCGGCCTCAGAATCTTCCGACTTTGGAATCGAAATGACGCAATGCGGGGCGAAGGAGACTTTCACGGGCCTAGGTGCCGCGCTCCTAATCGCATCCACCGCCAATCCGTGCCCCAGGCAAACGTTCTTCAGGACCTGAAAGAAGTCGCTCTTTCCGAGTTTCCAGCCCGGTGCATGATGACCGTCCAGGTATCCAAGGATGATGAAGATCCCTGGCTCGTTAAGCGTTATCCAGTGCTCGACCCGGTCACCGTATCGCTTCGCCGCTTGGTACGCGTAGTCAGCGAACCACTTGGGGCTGTCCGGGTGCAGCCATCCCCCGAGCTCTTGCAACGCTTGCGGATAGTCCCAATGGAAAAGTGTAACGAGCGGCGCGATCCCGGAATCTTGAAGCTTGCCGAAAAGCTTGTCGTATAAGCGCGCACCACGCTCTGAGACCTCACCGACTCCCTGAGGCATGAAGCGCGCCCAACTCATGCTCAGGCGGTATGCCATAAGGTTCAAGTCTCGCATGATATCGACGTCGCTCGCCCAATGAGTGTAGTGGTCCGGACCGGACTTGCCCGTATGACCCTGGAAGATCGTCCCAGGTTGTTCGGTGAAGACATCCCAGTTACTTAGTCCTTTGTCGTCCGCGTCCCAGCCACCTTCGATCTGATAGGCCGCAGTCGCAGCTCCCCACATGAATCCGTTCGGAAAGTTGTTCATTTGATACCTGTCATTGTAATGCCTTTAACGAAGAAACGTTGTCCGACAAAGAAGAGGACGATAAGCGGAATCGTGACGAGGACGCTTCCGGCCATAAGGAGGTGCCATTGAACGTTCACTAAAGAGTTGTACGTTTGGAGGCCCAGCTCCAGCGTTTGCTTGTCGACGTCGTTAAGGTAAAGCAAGGGACCAAGGAAGTCCCGCCAAGAACCGATGAACGTCAGGATCGCGACCGTTGCAAGTGCTGGCTTTGCAAGGGGCAATAGGATACGCGAGAATATGGTGAAGTGACTTGCGCCGTCGAGGATCGCGGCTTCGTCAAGTTCCTTTGGTATGCCAAGAAAGAACTGGCGAAGAAGGAAGATGTTAAACGCGCCTCCACCAAGGAAGGCGGGTACGACCAAAGGGAGAAACGTATCGATCCAATGGAGATACTTGTAGAGCACATAAGTTGGGATCATCGTCACGACGCCCGGGAGCATCATTGTCGCCAACATGAGGGCAAAGAGCCGGTTTCTAGCGGGGAAGGTGAGGCGCGCAAAAGGATAAGCAACGGCGGCGGCAGAAAGCGTCACTCCAAGCGTCGTGAGCGTCGAAATAATGGCGCTATTGATAAAGAACCGGAAGAAACTCACATTCGGGTTGGTTAAGACTTCGCGGAAGTTGTCGAACGTCGGGGCCACCGGAAATGCCCATGCCGAAGTCGTTGCGATTTCGCTAGGTGTCTTCAGGGCAATGCATAGGGCCGTCCAGAAGGGTGCAGCAAAGACGATCGAGCCCAGCAGGAGAACGACGACGGCGGGGAGCTTCCTGATGCTCACTTATCGCCTCCTTCGTAATAGACGTATTTGTTGAGCTGGAACTGAAGGATCGTGAACGCCACGATGATTGCAAATAAGATCCAGGCAAGGGCGGACGCGTAACCCATCCGCAAGGATCCGAAAGCTTGCCTAAAGAGGTGTAGGATATAGAAGAGAGTCGCGTCGTTCGGGCCGCCAGTTGTCATCACAAAGGCTTGAGTGAAAACCTGAAAGCTTGCGATGACGCCGGTTATCAGAGTAAAGAAGAGGGCGGGTGATAGGAGGGGTACGGTTATAGACTTCAGCTGCTGCCAAGGGCTTGCCCCGTCCAAACGAGAAGCTTCATAGTAGTAACCGGGAATACCTTGAAGGCCGGCAAGGAGAATGATCATGCCGGCACCGGCACCCCAGACGGACATTATAATGAGAGCCGGTAGCGCGAGTTTCTCGTCCCCGAGCCAGTTGGCCGGTGCGGTTGAACCTGTAACGTTCGACAGGATATTCGCCACTCCGAAGCCAGAAAACTCACCTCTCGGGCCGTAAATAATTGTGTTAAGCAGGCCACCTTCTGGCTGGAAGACTTTGCGGAAAATGAGGGCTGTCGCGACTGGGCTCGCCAAGGCGGGAAGATAGAAAATGGTGCGGAACGCCGGCATCGCCCTGATGCCTGTGTTGAGCAGCAGGGCCATTGCTAACGAAACGATCAAGCCGAGAGGGACGGCTACGGCGGTATAGATCCCAGTAACGCGTAATGCGGTCCAAAACCGTTGATCCTGAAAGAACGCTTCTTGATAGTTTCCTAATCCCGTCCAACGAGCAGGCGTAATGATATCCCAGTCAGCAGTACTCATTAGGAGCGACAAGAGCATCGGTCCAAGCGTGAGCGCGACAAGGCCGATAATCCACGGGGTGAGAAAGAGATAGGCGACTCGGGTCTCCCGCTTCGACCGCGCCGTCTTCGAAACTTCGATAGGATCGCACGAGAGCCAGAAGACGATGGCGCAGACGATTATGAGACCGGAGACGATCGCTATCGGCCAATTGAAAGGTTCTCGGCTCCTTTCGGCGAGGACCGATACCAGCCTCTTGGTGGCTTGGGCCTGGCCGTCGGCAAGTCCGTCTTCGGTC carries:
- a CDS encoding MmgE/PrpD family protein is translated as MPTAASTSVSLGRDTNQALGIGRFAIDFVNGRLGEGPSQAVLARTKLFHTDAVLCGLSALALGTNAPTVLREEALQYRCDDPSLAAFVFGSNQGVFAEKAILANCSAVREWDSNGTNFGYRPELGNTAGEFGHNDFYPVVVAACQQRELDGATALRAMVALDEIRGRLAEVFSLKTHKIDHVVHGAIASAAVYGALLGATAEQIESAIGMFVAHFIPWRAIRAGKQLSDSKGASAAISTEAAVTCLKRSMAGFRGPRDIFRNPEAVWRFFEPTTEGAERWKETGDSPFDLELSHSGDDFAVMGMHFKLGLYEHQSAGALQAVIDMVAANPAIVADQCAGIEKITILAYEPAFGIIGNPAKKDPRTRQSADHSMAYIVATLLRKASEASPAALGAKGSAGNAHLWKSLMLLPQDYELSEKAIFNPVTRALMQKIEFRHGGADYDAKYPDGIPTSLSVTMAGGAQHESGLVMYPGGHARNETVSLTDVLGRKFGALAELAFADQSEGRAMVERLEAIDQAAAHDLAALFDVEIANRDYADDPAALTN
- a CDS encoding FABP family protein produces the protein MKSTLRLLTVAALATASFVARAQDFEPPAELKKLDWMIGSWSGSGKMAMQGMEMDFTAKVACSWEGQFMKLVSETDFGMLKMTETMFLGWSPTDSQYIAYSFTNISPEARIETGSLEGDTMTMVSQPWNVMGDSSVARTKVGKKSATKLLFKLEFKEGDDWVPASEYEMTKG
- a CDS encoding SRPBCC domain-containing protein, producing the protein MASRKFLEVSRLFDATPKEVYEAFLDPARAQFWFAWNPNDERTLASFEPRAGGRFAVQANGSSNGAWGVFRELEYSTRILFDHAEIVGADPNEVTVHFEGAGPATRLLLNQVWTGDALALNRARETWLARLDHLASFVNKSEPIIAIEEIATGVERVFAALADPRAMEYCLAADETRAVNCELDFREGGLIDYLVKMQDGTFVRYSGTFESIVRPWRVSMTKALVGPDGEDAKHIVVEDWPRTTLVIATIEGDEARSKLTIRQEPVAPTNEAREGFDVGREGATEYWRLVARRLGFFLTDF
- a CDS encoding calcium/sodium antiporter, translating into MSPPIAVVLVLAGLGLLGVGGELLVRGATTLAKLAGLTPAVIGLTVVAMGTSLPELVVSLTASFQNSPDIAVGNVVGSNIFNVLLILGPTALLCTLPVRGQVVQIEWPFMFFATILAMIAMHDGVVDRFEGTALVVLLVGFTWVMLQRARNEVKRDEEQTLAEEQAAHEAPAKGPPWLAAGLLLGGFLLLVGGGRALVVGSVELARLFGMSERVIGLTVVAFGTSAPELAASLIAARKGHADVAVGNLIGSNIFNLLGILGLSAAILPLKVAREIVDSDMWWMAGSSLLLLPLMVRGRVINRLEGGLLFVCGVVYITLLVLKPT
- a CDS encoding carbohydrate ABC transporter permease is translated as MSIRKLPAVVVLLLGSIVFAAPFWTALCIALKTPSEIATTSAWAFPVAPTFDNFREVLTNPNVSFFRFFINSAIISTLTTLGVTLSAAAVAYPFARLTFPARNRLFALMLATMMLPGVVTMIPTYVLYKYLHWIDTFLPLVVPAFLGGGAFNIFLLRQFFLGIPKELDEAAILDGASHFTIFSRILLPLAKPALATVAILTFIGSWRDFLGPLLYLNDVDKQTLELGLQTYNSLVNVQWHLLMAGSVLVTIPLIVLFFVGQRFFVKGITMTGIK
- the hppD gene encoding 4-hydroxyphenylpyruvate dioxygenase, which produces MSADSFPIRRIDHIRHYVNNARQASFFYQHTFGFSITGYAGLETGLRDEASYVLNQNELTLCFTAPIRPGHPMAPLIANHGDFVQDIAFEVDDVDWAYKTALERGAEGAVEPRTLQDDHGQVRHAAIKIYGNTVHSLLNRDKYSGPFLPGFRAENQPGDGIGIIEVDHCVGNVELGKMNEWVRWYENVLGFANLISFDDKDISTDYTALMSKVMASGNGRVKFPINEPAEGKKKSQIDEYLEFFGGPGVQHVAMRTDDIVYTVSRLKARGVDFLAVPRTYYDMLTDRVGQIDEDIDVLADLGILVDRDDEGYLLQIFTKPITDRPTLFYEIIHRKGAKSFGKGNFKALFESIEREQALRGTL
- a CDS encoding family 1 glycosylhydrolase, giving the protein MNNFPNGFMWGAATAAYQIEGGWDADDKGLSNWDVFTEQPGTIFQGHTGKSGPDHYTHWASDVDIMRDLNLMAYRLSMSWARFMPQGVGEVSERGARLYDKLFGKLQDSGIAPLVTLFHWDYPQALQELGGWLHPDSPKWFADYAYQAAKRYGDRVEHWITLNEPGIFIILGYLDGHHAPGWKLGKSDFFQVLKNVCLGHGLAVDAIRSAAPRPVKVSFAPHCVISIPKSEDSEADVAAAHEATFGSWCNMRGPWQQRFFCDPVLLGQWPEDGEKAYSGRVISVTQDELKTMSPKVDFLGLNFYSAEVVTADEDGKPVIVSDAVGMPRTLFDWAIRPEGLYWTVRLHAERYNLPIIITENGLSNMDWISVDGKCHDPQRIDFLTRYLQQLNRAIGDGYRVDGYMHWSLMDNFEWTQGYKHRFGLIHIDYETHKRTVKDSGYWYREVIRSNGGSLFA